A region of Streptomyces halobius DNA encodes the following proteins:
- a CDS encoding PP2C family protein-serine/threonine phosphatase, whose product MPSPLFADHPADRPPERGTVEALITQARRLRGDLDTVRRESTAHAEAAADPQLRWQRALCDLAVHHLDDLDGHLDQLREGLPDEDGDDARDIGAPYEELPTAPPEAEPPSEHHERGALLRRVGSAEWNLLTDDVSWSDELFAMFGRTPSDGPLTLDELPSLILPDDQEQLTRMVTDCLVDGRPIDGEFRIVRADHSIRTVHMVGEPVLEADGSTACMWAVLRDVSELRRSQAAVRETRDSLQRQRHIAQTEHRLAVELQEAVLPPWRGSLRFPQGGPVALDLAGRYLPAGTSTLIGGDWYDALQLPDGQTLLSVGDLTGHGVTATSGMAMVLGALRGMAVTGQPPGPLMGFLNQLLDTTSQPALGSAVCGRFDPATRRLEWAQAGHPAPLLFRGGTGRALDRPDGVLLGATTGATYTQRTEQLEPGDLLVLHTDGLAPRRTHGADAAHEGAERLLALAPRFAEARSAQDSVRIVVEEFGSTEREDDACVLIARVGG is encoded by the coding sequence ATGCCGTCCCCACTCTTCGCGGACCACCCCGCCGACCGGCCCCCCGAGCGCGGCACGGTCGAGGCACTCATCACGCAGGCCCGCCGCCTGCGCGGCGACCTCGACACCGTGCGCCGGGAGTCGACCGCGCACGCCGAGGCCGCCGCCGACCCGCAGCTGCGCTGGCAGCGGGCGCTGTGCGACCTCGCCGTGCACCACCTGGACGACCTCGACGGCCACCTCGACCAGCTGAGAGAGGGCCTGCCCGACGAGGACGGCGACGACGCCCGTGACATCGGGGCGCCGTACGAGGAGCTGCCGACTGCGCCGCCCGAGGCGGAACCGCCCTCGGAGCACCACGAGCGCGGCGCGCTGCTGCGCCGGGTGGGCAGCGCCGAGTGGAATCTGCTCACTGACGACGTGAGCTGGTCCGACGAGCTCTTCGCGATGTTCGGCCGGACCCCCTCCGACGGACCACTGACCCTCGACGAACTGCCGTCCCTGATCCTCCCCGACGACCAGGAACAGCTGACCAGGATGGTCACCGACTGTCTGGTGGACGGACGGCCGATCGACGGCGAATTCCGTATCGTGCGTGCCGACCACAGCATCCGCACGGTGCACATGGTGGGCGAGCCGGTGCTCGAAGCCGACGGCAGCACCGCCTGCATGTGGGCCGTGCTGCGGGACGTCAGCGAGCTGCGCCGCAGCCAGGCGGCGGTGCGCGAGACCCGTGACTCGCTGCAGCGCCAACGGCATATCGCGCAGACCGAGCACCGGCTGGCGGTCGAGCTGCAGGAAGCCGTGCTACCGCCGTGGCGCGGCTCCCTGCGGTTCCCGCAGGGCGGCCCGGTCGCCCTCGACCTCGCCGGGCGCTACCTCCCGGCCGGAACCAGCACCCTGATCGGCGGCGACTGGTACGACGCACTGCAACTCCCGGACGGCCAGACACTGCTGAGCGTCGGCGATCTCACCGGGCACGGCGTCACCGCCACCTCCGGTATGGCGATGGTGCTCGGCGCGCTGCGCGGGATGGCCGTCACGGGCCAGCCGCCCGGACCGCTGATGGGCTTCCTCAACCAGCTGCTGGACACCACCTCCCAGCCCGCGCTGGGCAGCGCGGTGTGCGGCCGCTTCGACCCGGCCACCCGCCGGCTGGAGTGGGCCCAGGCCGGGCACCCCGCACCGCTGCTGTTCCGCGGCGGCACAGGGCGCGCGCTGGACCGGCCCGACGGCGTCCTCCTCGGGGCGACCACGGGCGCGACCTACACCCAGCGGACCGAGCAGCTGGAGCCGGGCGATCTGCTCGTCCTGCACACCGACGGACTCGCGCCCCGCCGTACACACGGCGCGGACGCCGCCCATGAGGGAGCCGAGCGACTCCTCGCGCTGGCGCCACGGTTCGCCGAGGCCCGCAGTGCACAGGACAGCGTCCGGATCGTCGTCGAGGAGTTCGGCAGCACCGAGCGCGAGGACGACGCATGCGTACTGATCGCCAGGGTCGGCGGCTGA
- a CDS encoding HEAT repeat domain-containing protein, translating to MFDPDIAPSGTLLGLLQRGRGDGTLHALAAPRAEALAALNDSVLRDPRRDWQLENRSLYYARLYMQLDGGLEEIERHLFHPDDRIDTGEERTGLALAVLGHLAAYGRDAARLLLRSYAAVGSSWRWALDELALRDDDAGLMTLAPAVLARFPETEEGEAALAAAVRDAFEPRPWRLWAEDPRYARRLAAAGEQGSFDRWQRQLRPRGPRPGWSVAEVLEWAEQDLDLRPGERRHIAAARCLAAVVGPEDRPEVLRAARSGPDAARAAALHHLAERGDPDVLDLIEIAAVDPVSSACLVSAALASFERMRSVAAVERARLWARHTDRLGSSAAAMLARRGAKRDAELVLAALRRTVREEGPDADGLWELVDGVGRLGVGCAAPVLRHIYRETSSSHLRGRAAGALAVTDPGFPSGFAVECLWDCEETTRELAARHAATGDDRVVEQLRRLAADPAEEAEVQTAVRSRFGPDASAV from the coding sequence ATGTTCGATCCAGACATAGCGCCCAGTGGCACCCTGCTCGGCCTCCTTCAGCGCGGCCGCGGCGACGGGACCCTGCATGCCCTCGCGGCGCCGCGGGCCGAGGCGCTCGCGGCACTCAACGACAGCGTGCTGCGTGACCCCCGTCGCGACTGGCAGCTGGAGAACCGCTCGCTCTACTACGCGCGCCTCTACATGCAGCTCGACGGCGGGCTCGAAGAGATCGAACGCCACCTCTTCCACCCCGACGACCGCATCGACACCGGCGAGGAGCGCACCGGGCTGGCCCTGGCCGTCCTCGGCCACCTCGCCGCGTACGGCCGGGATGCCGCGCGCCTGCTGCTGCGCAGCTATGCCGCGGTCGGCAGCAGCTGGCGCTGGGCCCTGGACGAGCTCGCGCTGCGTGACGACGACGCCGGGCTGATGACCCTCGCCCCCGCCGTCCTCGCCCGCTTCCCCGAGACCGAGGAGGGCGAGGCCGCGCTGGCCGCCGCCGTCCGCGACGCCTTCGAGCCCCGGCCCTGGCGGCTGTGGGCCGAGGACCCCCGCTATGCCCGGCGGCTGGCCGCGGCCGGGGAACAGGGCTCCTTCGACCGCTGGCAGCGACAGCTGCGGCCGCGCGGGCCGCGCCCCGGCTGGAGTGTGGCCGAGGTCCTGGAGTGGGCCGAACAGGATCTGGACCTGCGCCCCGGGGAACGCCGGCACATCGCCGCCGCCCGCTGCCTGGCCGCCGTGGTCGGCCCCGAGGACCGCCCCGAGGTGCTGCGGGCCGCGCGCAGTGGCCCGGACGCGGCGCGCGCCGCCGCACTGCACCACCTCGCCGAGCGCGGTGATCCCGATGTCCTCGATCTGATCGAGATCGCGGCGGTCGATCCCGTCTCCTCCGCGTGCCTGGTCTCCGCGGCGCTCGCCTCCTTCGAACGGATGCGCAGCGTGGCCGCCGTCGAGCGGGCCCGGCTCTGGGCCCGGCACACGGACCGGCTCGGCTCGTCCGCCGCCGCGATGCTCGCCCGCCGGGGCGCCAAGCGCGACGCGGAACTGGTGCTGGCCGCGCTGCGCCGGACGGTACGGGAGGAAGGCCCGGATGCGGACGGCCTGTGGGAGCTGGTCGACGGCGTCGGCCGCCTCGGCGTCGGCTGCGCCGCCCCGGTGCTGCGCCACATCTACCGTGAGACGTCCTCGTCCCATCTCCGCGGCCGGGCGGCCGGCGCGCTCGCCGTCACCGACCCCGGATTCCCGTCCGGCTTCGCCGTCGAGTGTCTGTGGGACTGCGAGGAGACCACCCGCGAGCTGGCCGCCCGGCACGCCGCGACCGGCGACGACCGGGTCGTCGAACAGCTTCGCCGGCTCGCCGCCGACCCGGCCGAGGAGGCCGAGGTCCAGACGGCCGTACGCAGCAGATTCGGGCCGGACGCGTCGGCGGTGTGA
- a CDS encoding glycosyltransferase family 4 protein, protein MRVVIVTESFPPDVNGVAHCALETARHLVRRGHDPLVIAPLGGTEPAGGTYESPCPVIRVPSVPLPGYPQVRIALPGRRLAAALDGHRPDLVHLASPFVLGARGMAAAARRQVPAVAVYQTDLGRYARTYLGGGAATAWRRIRTVHAAADRTLAPSSAALLDLTEHGVPRVCLWPRGVDSERFHPGRRDSVLRTSLLAGRELLVGYVGRLAPEKDVRLLAETAQLPGVRTVVIGDGPSAAGLRATLPRVRFLGRRTGDELARLYASLDVFVHTGPYETFCQTVQEAMASGVPVVAPRAGGPLDLVHHGRTGLLVTPGDGGAFRDAVRFLGGSAEVRVRFGTAGRRAVQDRTWEAVGDQLLGHYEEVLGHRTAVAA, encoded by the coding sequence ATGCGTGTCGTCATCGTCACCGAATCCTTCCCGCCCGATGTCAACGGCGTCGCACACTGCGCCCTGGAGACCGCCCGGCACCTCGTCCGGCGTGGACACGATCCGCTCGTCATCGCCCCGCTCGGCGGCACTGAGCCGGCCGGCGGCACGTACGAGAGTCCCTGTCCCGTCATCCGTGTGCCGTCGGTGCCGCTGCCCGGGTATCCGCAGGTGCGGATCGCCCTCCCGGGGCGCCGGCTGGCCGCCGCGCTCGACGGACACCGTCCCGACCTGGTGCACCTCGCCAGCCCCTTCGTCCTCGGAGCGCGCGGGATGGCGGCCGCCGCCCGACGGCAGGTGCCCGCGGTCGCCGTCTACCAGACCGATCTCGGCCGCTACGCCCGTACCTACCTCGGCGGCGGCGCGGCGACGGCCTGGCGGCGCATCCGCACGGTGCACGCCGCCGCCGACCGCACTCTGGCGCCCTCCAGCGCCGCGCTGCTCGATCTGACCGAGCACGGTGTGCCACGGGTGTGTCTGTGGCCGCGCGGCGTCGACTCCGAGCGGTTCCACCCCGGGCGGCGCGACTCCGTGCTGCGCACCTCGCTGCTCGCGGGGCGGGAGCTGCTGGTGGGGTATGTGGGACGGCTCGCACCGGAGAAGGACGTCCGGCTGCTCGCCGAGACGGCCCAGCTGCCGGGCGTCCGTACCGTCGTCATCGGCGACGGCCCCAGCGCCGCCGGGCTGCGCGCCACCCTGCCGCGGGTGCGCTTCCTGGGCCGCCGCACCGGCGATGAACTGGCCCGCCTCTACGCGTCGTTGGACGTGTTCGTGCACACGGGGCCCTATGAGACCTTCTGCCAGACCGTGCAGGAGGCGATGGCCTCCGGGGTGCCCGTGGTCGCGCCGCGCGCGGGCGGTCCGCTCGACCTGGTGCACCACGGCCGTACCGGGCTGCTGGTGACACCCGGTGACGGCGGTGCGTTCCGGGACGCGGTGCGGTTCCTCGGGGGGAGCGCCGAGGTGCGCGTACGGTTCGGCACCGCCGGCCGCCGCGCCGTCCAGGACCGTACCTGGGAGGCCGTGGGCGACCAACTGCTCGGCCACTACGAGGAGGTCCTCGGCCACCGGACGGCGGTGGCGGCATGA
- a CDS encoding glycosyltransferase, with product MTAARGDVLGEAGRNTGGEVRAEARTAGRHGTGLRIVRIANFVTPASGGLRTALRELGAGYRAAGHEPVLIVPGEPGAGEARGTSGPGMRDAGIRDAGSGVRDELTDQGRVITLPGPAVPGTGGYRVLTDRRRLQHLLRALAPDRLEVSDRTTLRWTGEWARRARVPAVMVSHESVDGVLRTWGVPRPVARAAADRLNSRTAYAYSRVVCTTEWAAAEFTRVGACNVVRAPLGVDLAAWHPDCRSEELRRRHAGRAAVLMVLCSRLSPEKRPGRALDALAELRRRGLDAALVVAGDGPLRARLESRARTERLPAAFLGHIADRSRLAALQAGADLALAPGPAETFGLAALEALACGTPVVASAASALAGLVGRGGDTALDDGASFADAVQRVLARPEGPRRAAARQRAECYGWQPAVAAFLAAHDAPGPRHTPAGAPVPAYPTGPLGWW from the coding sequence ATGACGGCGGCCCGTGGGGATGTCCTCGGGGAGGCCGGGAGGAACACCGGAGGGGAGGTCAGGGCGGAGGCGCGGACCGCCGGGCGTCACGGGACGGGGCTGCGGATCGTACGGATCGCCAACTTCGTCACGCCGGCCTCCGGCGGGCTGCGTACCGCGCTGCGCGAGCTCGGCGCCGGGTACCGGGCGGCGGGGCACGAGCCGGTGCTCATCGTGCCGGGGGAGCCGGGGGCGGGCGAGGCCCGCGGCACCTCCGGCCCCGGCATGCGGGACGCCGGTATCCGTGACGCCGGCTCCGGTGTCCGCGACGAACTCACCGACCAGGGGCGGGTGATCACCCTGCCCGGCCCGGCAGTGCCCGGCACCGGCGGCTATCGCGTACTGACCGACCGCCGACGGCTGCAGCATCTGCTGCGGGCGCTCGCCCCCGACCGGCTGGAGGTCTCCGACCGTACGACGCTGCGCTGGACGGGGGAGTGGGCGCGCCGGGCCCGGGTCCCGGCGGTGATGGTGTCGCACGAGAGCGTGGACGGGGTGCTGCGGACCTGGGGTGTGCCGCGGCCGGTCGCCCGCGCCGCCGCGGATCGGCTGAACTCCCGTACGGCGTACGCCTACAGCCGGGTGGTGTGCACGACCGAGTGGGCGGCGGCGGAGTTCACCCGGGTCGGGGCGTGCAATGTGGTGCGCGCGCCGCTCGGCGTCGACCTGGCCGCCTGGCATCCGGACTGCCGCAGCGAGGAACTGCGGCGGCGCCATGCGGGCCGGGCGGCCGTACTGATGGTGCTCTGTTCCCGGCTGTCGCCGGAGAAGCGGCCGGGACGGGCGCTGGACGCACTGGCCGAACTGCGCCGACGCGGTCTCGACGCGGCGCTGGTCGTGGCCGGTGACGGTCCGTTGCGGGCGCGGTTGGAGTCCCGGGCACGCACCGAGCGGCTGCCCGCGGCGTTTCTCGGTCATATCGCCGACCGCTCCCGGCTCGCCGCGCTGCAGGCCGGTGCCGATCTCGCCCTGGCACCGGGACCGGCCGAAACCTTTGGCCTCGCCGCCCTGGAAGCCCTTGCCTGCGGCACTCCGGTGGTCGCCAGCGCGGCCTCGGCGCTGGCCGGACTGGTCGGCCGGGGCGGCGACACCGCCCTGGACGACGGCGCGTCCTTCGCCGACGCGGTCCAGCGGGTGCTGGCGCGGCCCGAGGGACCGCGCCGTGCCGCCGCCCGGCAGCGCGCCGAGTGCTACGGCTGGCAGCCCGCGGTGGCGGCGTTTCTGGCGGCGCATGACGCCCCCGGCCCGAGGCACACGCCGGCCGGCGCACCGGTACCGGCGTATCCGACGGGCCCCCTGGGCTGGTGGTGA
- a CDS encoding SGNH/GDSL hydrolase family protein, with amino-acid sequence MTMGTEAEGQASPSSESPARARRSPEPPAPEPPAPAPSAPPRFVALGDSLTEGLGDPLPGGGWRGWAALLAEAVGERPGSVRLVNLAASGALAADVAERQLPVARRFAPRLASLVVGANDTLRAGFDIAKVAAALDLAHGTLSADGAVVLTACLPDPGRMLGLPAPLARPLARRMRAVNTVVHAVTARYGGVHLHIADHRWIADRGCWSVDRLHPSERGHRLLAHGFHAALAAAGRPVGPPPALTPDGPPPNRAASAWWMATRGTRWVADRCTDLLPGLLALAWQECRHGLAGSGRLLDTAAERATRTALAALGHVRHESPVQGLSDPKGAATMAG; translated from the coding sequence GTGACGATGGGGACGGAAGCGGAGGGGCAGGCGTCGCCCTCCTCGGAATCACCCGCCCGCGCACGACGCTCCCCGGAACCGCCCGCCCCTGAGCCGCCCGCCCCGGCCCCATCCGCCCCACCCCGCTTCGTGGCCCTCGGCGACTCGCTCACCGAAGGGCTGGGAGACCCCCTGCCGGGCGGCGGCTGGCGGGGTTGGGCCGCGTTGCTCGCCGAGGCGGTGGGGGAGCGGCCGGGGAGCGTACGGCTGGTGAACCTGGCGGCGAGCGGGGCGCTGGCGGCCGATGTGGCGGAGCGGCAACTGCCCGTGGCCCGGCGGTTCGCACCCCGCCTCGCGTCGCTCGTCGTCGGCGCGAACGACACCCTGCGTGCCGGCTTCGACATCGCGAAGGTCGCGGCCGCGCTCGATCTGGCGCACGGCACGCTGAGCGCCGACGGGGCCGTGGTGCTGACGGCCTGTCTGCCGGACCCGGGCCGGATGCTGGGACTGCCCGCTCCGCTGGCCCGGCCGCTCGCCCGCCGGATGCGGGCCGTGAACACCGTCGTGCACGCGGTCACCGCCCGCTACGGCGGCGTCCATCTGCACATCGCCGACCACCGCTGGATCGCCGACCGCGGCTGCTGGAGTGTGGACCGGCTGCACCCCAGCGAGCGCGGCCACCGGCTGCTGGCACACGGTTTCCACGCCGCGCTCGCCGCCGCCGGCCGGCCCGTCGGACCGCCGCCCGCGCTCACTCCCGACGGACCGCCGCCGAACCGTGCCGCGTCCGCCTGGTGGATGGCGACCCGCGGGACGCGCTGGGTCGCCGACCGGTGCACCGATCTGCTGCCCGGCCTGCTGGCCCTGGCCTGGCAGGAGTGCCGGCACGGCCTGGCCGGCTCCGGGCGGCTGCTCGACACCGCCGCCGAGCGCGCCACCCGTACCGCGCTCGCCGCTCTGGGACACGTCCGCCACGAGTCACCCGTACAGGGCCTGTCCGACCCGAAGGGCGCTGCGACAATGGCCGGATGA
- a CDS encoding hydantoinase B/oxoprolinase family protein, with protein MTGRWEFWIDRGGTFTDVVGRRPDGRLVTGKLLSHHPERYRDAAVAGIRMMLGLGPDEPVPAERVSFVKMGTTVATNALLERKGEPTVLVITEGFRDALRIAYQNRPRIFDRRILLPEALYDRVIEVPERVGADGTLVRPLDADTVRRALVRARADGLRSAAVVLLHGYRHADHEKAVAELARGVGFRQVSCSHEVSPLMKLVPRGDTTVVDAYLSPILGRYVDEVAAQLPGIRLMFMQSNGGLREASHFRGKDAVLSGPAGGVVGMVRTSAEAGPGYDRVIGFDMGGTSTDVSHYAGEFERIFGSEVAGVRMRAPMMNIHTVAAGGGSVLHFDGRRYRVGPDSAGAVPGPACYRRGGPLALTDANVMLGRIQPGRFPAVFGPDGDQPLDDGTVRTRFAELAERIAAATGDRRGPEDVAAGFLDIAVLNMANAVKKISVQRGHDITRYALTSFGGAGGQHACAVADALGIDTVLVPPLAGVLSAYGIGVADATAMREQAVEVALAGDEGDSAIGRIRQVCDTLAGQTRRELLDDGVPDRSITTRARVLIRYAGTDSTIGVPLADAGTMAAEFVRAHRTRYAFTMDKPLVAEAVSVEALGAAGGARGYEVQHGGREGELRHEARVRMYAGGRWQDTGLYRRTELCPGDTLTGPAIIAEEDATTVLDPGWQAAVGERGHLLLTRAEPRPDRVAVGTGADPVMLEVFNSLFMAIAEQMGVRLENTAHSVNIKERLDFSCALFDAEGNLIANAPHIPVHLGSMGESIKEVLRRRGDDMRPGDVYAINDPYHGGTHLPDVTVVTPVYAETSAADAAGAGNELLFLVASRGHHAEIGGITPGSMPAFSSTIQEEGTLFDNWLLVRDGQLRERETRELLTSGPYPSRAPDANIADLRAQIAANEKGIHELRRMTDQFGLDVVRAYMGHVQDNAEESVRRIIAGLSDGSCRYETDSGAVIQVALTVDRARRSAVLDFAGTSPQQPGNDNAPSSVVMAAVLYVFRTLIAEDIPLNSGCLKPVEVRIPEGSMLAPVFPAATVAGNVETSQAVTGALYAALGVQAEGSGTMNNVTFGNDRVQYYETVASGSGAGDGFDGADAVQTHMTNSRLTDPEVLEWRYPVRVDSFAIRADSGGAGRWHGGCGVERRVRFLEPMTIALLTNHRRVPPYGMAGGAPGALGANTIERADGSTEQLRGCEVAEVGVGDVLVVRTPGGGGYGEA; from the coding sequence ATGACGGGACGCTGGGAGTTCTGGATCGATCGCGGTGGCACCTTCACGGACGTCGTGGGCAGGCGCCCGGACGGACGGCTGGTCACCGGCAAACTGCTCTCGCACCATCCCGAGCGCTATCGGGACGCGGCGGTGGCCGGCATCCGGATGATGCTGGGCCTGGGCCCCGACGAACCGGTGCCCGCCGAGCGGGTCTCCTTCGTCAAGATGGGCACGACGGTCGCCACCAACGCCCTGCTGGAGCGCAAGGGCGAGCCGACCGTGCTGGTCATCACCGAGGGGTTCCGGGACGCGCTGCGGATCGCGTACCAGAACCGGCCGCGGATCTTCGACCGGCGGATCCTGCTGCCGGAGGCGCTCTACGACCGGGTGATCGAGGTGCCGGAACGGGTCGGCGCGGACGGCACGCTCGTCCGGCCGCTGGATGCCGACACGGTCCGCCGGGCGCTCGTCCGGGCCCGCGCGGACGGACTGCGCAGCGCCGCCGTCGTCCTGCTGCACGGCTACCGGCACGCCGACCACGAGAAGGCCGTCGCCGAGCTGGCGCGCGGCGTCGGATTCCGCCAGGTGAGCTGTTCGCACGAGGTCAGTCCGCTGATGAAGCTGGTGCCGCGCGGCGACACCACCGTCGTCGACGCGTATCTCTCCCCGATCCTGGGCCGCTACGTCGACGAGGTCGCGGCCCAACTCCCGGGCATCCGGCTGATGTTCATGCAGTCCAACGGGGGGCTGCGGGAGGCCTCGCACTTCCGCGGCAAGGACGCGGTGCTCTCCGGGCCCGCGGGCGGCGTCGTCGGCATGGTCCGTACGTCCGCCGAGGCGGGACCCGGCTACGACCGGGTGATCGGCTTCGACATGGGCGGCACCTCCACCGACGTGTCGCACTACGCCGGCGAGTTCGAGCGGATCTTCGGCAGCGAGGTCGCGGGGGTGCGGATGCGCGCCCCGATGATGAACATCCACACCGTCGCGGCGGGCGGCGGGTCCGTACTGCACTTCGACGGGCGCCGCTACCGGGTCGGTCCCGACTCGGCCGGCGCGGTCCCGGGGCCCGCCTGCTACCGGCGCGGCGGCCCGCTCGCCCTCACCGACGCCAATGTGATGCTCGGACGCATCCAGCCCGGCCGTTTCCCGGCGGTGTTCGGCCCGGACGGCGACCAGCCGCTGGACGACGGGACCGTCCGCACCCGGTTCGCGGAGCTCGCCGAGCGGATCGCGGCCGCCACCGGCGACCGGCGCGGCCCGGAGGACGTGGCCGCCGGCTTCCTGGACATCGCCGTGCTCAACATGGCCAACGCGGTGAAGAAGATCTCCGTCCAGCGCGGCCATGACATCACCCGCTACGCGCTCACCAGCTTCGGCGGCGCTGGCGGTCAGCACGCCTGCGCGGTCGCCGACGCCCTGGGCATCGACACGGTCCTGGTCCCACCGCTGGCCGGAGTGCTCTCCGCATACGGCATCGGCGTCGCCGACGCCACCGCGATGCGCGAACAGGCCGTCGAGGTGGCACTCGCGGGAGACGAGGGAGACTCGGCCATCGGACGGATCAGACAGGTCTGCGACACGCTCGCAGGGCAGACCCGTCGCGAGCTCCTCGACGACGGAGTGCCCGACCGGTCCATCACCACCCGCGCCCGGGTGCTCATCCGCTACGCCGGGACGGACTCCACCATCGGTGTCCCCCTGGCCGACGCCGGCACCATGGCCGCGGAGTTCGTCCGGGCCCACCGCACCCGCTACGCCTTCACCATGGACAAGCCGCTGGTGGCGGAGGCGGTATCGGTCGAGGCGCTCGGCGCGGCCGGCGGCGCCCGTGGCTATGAGGTCCAACACGGCGGCAGAGAAGGGGAGTTGAGACACGAGGCGCGGGTGCGGATGTACGCGGGCGGGCGCTGGCAGGACACCGGTCTCTACCGGCGCACCGAACTGTGTCCCGGCGACACCCTCACCGGCCCGGCCATCATCGCGGAGGAGGACGCGACAACGGTCCTCGACCCGGGCTGGCAGGCGGCCGTGGGCGAGCGCGGACATCTGCTGCTGACGCGCGCCGAGCCGCGCCCGGACCGGGTCGCGGTCGGCACCGGAGCCGACCCGGTGATGCTGGAGGTCTTCAACAGCCTCTTCATGGCCATCGCCGAGCAGATGGGCGTCCGCCTGGAGAACACCGCGCACTCCGTCAACATCAAGGAACGCCTGGACTTCTCCTGCGCCCTCTTCGACGCGGAGGGCAATCTCATCGCCAACGCCCCCCACATTCCCGTCCACTTGGGGTCGATGGGCGAGTCCATCAAGGAGGTGCTGAGGCGGCGCGGCGACGACATGCGGCCGGGCGATGTGTACGCGATCAACGACCCGTACCACGGCGGCACACACCTCCCGGACGTCACCGTCGTCACCCCCGTCTACGCGGAGACCTCAGCGGCGGACGCCGCCGGCGCCGGGAACGAGCTCCTCTTCCTGGTGGCCTCCCGCGGCCATCACGCCGAGATCGGCGGCATCACCCCGGGCTCGATGCCCGCCTTCAGCAGCACCATCCAGGAAGAGGGCACCCTCTTCGACAACTGGCTGCTGGTGCGCGACGGACAGCTGCGCGAACGCGAGACCCGCGAGCTGCTGACCTCCGGCCCGTACCCCTCCCGCGCCCCGGACGCCAATATCGCCGACCTGCGCGCCCAGATCGCCGCCAACGAAAAGGGCATCCACGAACTGCGCCGGATGACCGACCAATTCGGCCTGGACGTCGTCCGGGCCTACATGGGCCACGTCCAGGACAACGCTGAGGAATCGGTGCGGCGGATCATCGCCGGGCTCTCCGACGGCTCCTGCCGTTACGAGACCGACAGCGGCGCGGTCATCCAGGTCGCGCTGACCGTCGACCGCGCGCGCCGCAGCGCGGTACTGGACTTCGCCGGCACCTCACCCCAGCAGCCCGGCAACGACAACGCGCCCAGCTCGGTGGTGATGGCGGCGGTGCTGTACGTCTTCCGCACCCTGATCGCCGAGGACATCCCGCTCAACAGCGGCTGCCTCAAGCCCGTCGAGGTCCGTATCCCGGAGGGCTCGATGCTCGCCCCGGTCTTCCCGGCCGCCACGGTCGCCGGCAACGTCGAGACCTCCCAGGCCGTCACCGGTGCCCTCTACGCCGCGCTGGGCGTCCAGGCCGAGGGCTCGGGCACCATGAACAACGTCACCTTCGGCAATGACCGGGTGCAGTACTACGAGACGGTGGCGAGCGGCTCGGGTGCGGGCGACGGCTTCGACGGCGCGGACGCCGTCCAGACCCATATGACCAACTCGCGGCTGACCGACCCCGAAGTACTCGAATGGCGCTACCCGGTGCGCGTCGACAGCTTCGCCATCCGCGCGGACAGCGGTGGCGCGGGCCGCTGGCACGGCGGCTGCGGCGTCGAACGCCGGGTGCGCTTCCTGGAGCCGATGACCATCGCCCTGCTGACCAACCACCGCAGGGTGCCGCCCTACGGCATGGCGGGCGGCGCCCCGGGCGCGCTGGGGGCCAACACCATTGAACGGGCGGATGGTTCGACGGAGCAGCTGCGGGGGTGCGAGGTGGCCGAGGTCGGGGTGGGGGATGTGCTGGTGGTCCGGACGCCGGGGGGCGGGGGGTATGGAGAGGCTTAG
- a CDS encoding hemerythrin domain-containing protein, with amino-acid sequence MEPSVNVIAELTADHREVDDLFEHFFDAAPGSVDRKFILVALTIELVRHAVAEEEHLYPAVREHVEEGVALADKEIADHHRVERLLKDLEGREATDHDFDRLVRELRTEVIAHVRDEEGNLFPQLDDAVHSYVLESLGQKVREAKKRAPTRPHPTAPSTPPLNRLLAPGIGLVDRVRDYVTGRGQ; translated from the coding sequence ATGGAGCCCAGCGTGAATGTCATCGCGGAGCTGACCGCTGATCACCGTGAGGTGGACGACCTCTTCGAGCATTTCTTCGACGCGGCGCCCGGCAGTGTCGACCGGAAATTCATCCTGGTCGCGCTGACGATCGAGCTGGTCCGCCACGCGGTCGCCGAGGAAGAACACCTCTACCCCGCCGTACGTGAGCATGTGGAAGAAGGCGTTGCCTTGGCGGACAAGGAAATCGCCGACCACCATCGCGTCGAACGGCTGCTCAAGGACCTCGAAGGACGCGAGGCCACCGACCATGACTTCGACCGGCTCGTGCGCGAGCTGCGCACCGAGGTGATCGCTCATGTCCGGGACGAGGAAGGCAACCTCTTCCCTCAATTGGACGATGCTGTCCACTCCTACGTCCTGGAAAGCCTCGGCCAAAAGGTCCGCGAGGCGAAGAAGAGGGCACCGACGCGCCCCCATCCCACAGCGCCCAGCACACCGCCGCTCAACAGGCTCCTGGCGCCCGGTATCGGGCTGGTCGACCGCGTCCGCGACTACGTCACCGGACGCGGCCAGTAA